One genomic window of Ziziphus jujuba cultivar Dongzao chromosome 4, ASM3175591v1 includes the following:
- the LOC107415110 gene encoding pentatricopeptide repeat-containing protein At5g66520 isoform X1 yields MISRHIQTLVQVSKAVHLLQLHSLILKSGLDRDPRFISHYLLFACSKSIDFAKAVFDQVSNNYTPPLFAWNVIIRAFSKSSVPDESIKLFSRLQNMGLQPDNFTYPFILKACGQCLMFGVGGSVHSLIMKVGLHLDPYIGNTLLRMYGACGSIELASRVFDGLRVRDVVSWSSMIAAYVAWYICYGASVYMIFINNPSKALTVFRDMATVNEKPNSVTLVSLLSACTCLLNVNVGKSIHCYAVVNCIFMDVALGTALIEMYSKCGHIGKAFQVFNSMSEKNLQSWTVMISGLADNGRGEEAISLFTHMEQIGLKLDSMSFAVILSACSHLGLVGQGQKYFNQMVRLYDIKPTMEHFGCMVDLLGRAGLISEAHEIIKNMPMEPNSVILRSFLGACRNHGQIPSLDDKLAEVLLKSEPHLGANYVLASNVSSLSGCWDDAAELRVAMKQMGLKKVPGCSWVAAGGGYSEKTMKEALR; encoded by the exons ATGATTTCCCGCCATATTCAAACTCTCGTCCAGGTCTCAAAAGCCGTCCATCTTCTCCAGCTTCACTCTCTGATCCTCAAATCGGGTCTGGATCGCGACCCGCGTTTCATCTCCCACTACCTGTTGTTTGCCTGCTCGAAATCAATTGATTTTGCAAAAGCAGTTTTTGATCAAGTATCCAATAATTATACCCCACCACTTTTTGCTTGGAATGTAATTATCAGAGCCTTCTCCAAGAGCTCTGTCCCTGATGAATCAATAAAACTCTTCTCTCGCTTGCAGAATATGGGTCTTCAACCTGACAATTTTACTTACCCATTTATTCTGAAAGCTTGTGGTCAATGTTTGATGTTTGGAGTCGGTGGGTCAGTTCACTCTTTGATTATGAAGGTGGGTTTGCATTTGGATCCGTATATAGGAAATACCCTTTTGCGTATGTATGGTGCTTGTGGTTCAATTGAGCTTGCAAGTAGGGTGTTCGACGGATTGCGTGTGAGAGATGTGGTTTCGTGGAGCTCTATGATCGCAGCATATGTTGCCTGGTATATTTGTTATGGTGCTTCGGTTTATATGATTTTCAT CAACAATCCTTCCAAAGCCTTAACGGTTTTTCGAGATATGGCGACGGTTAATGAAAAACCAAATTCTGTCACATTGGTGAGCTTGCTTTCTGCTTGTACCTGTCTACTCAATGTCAATGTCGGAAAGTCCATTCATTGCTATGCAGTTGTTAATTGCATCTTTATGGATGTTGCTTTGGGGACAGCTCTCATCGAGATGTATTCAAAATGTGGGCACATTGGGAAAGCCTTCCAAGTCTTCAATTCAATGAGTGAGAAGAATTTGCAGTCATGGACAGTAATGATCTCTGGTCTTGCAGATAATGGCCGCGGGGAGGAGGCTATCTCTTTATTTACTCACATGGAACAGATTGGGCTAAAACTAGACAGCATGTCTTTTGCTGTGATCTTGTCAGCCTGTAGCCACTTGGGACTTGTTGGCCAGGGCCAAAAGTATTTCAACCAGATGGTGAGGTTATATGATATCAAGCCAACTATGGAGCATTTTGGATGCATGGTGGATTTGCTTGGAAGAGCTGGCTTGATTAGCGAGGCCCATGAAATTATCAAGAATATGCCAATGGAGCCAAATTCAGTTATATTAAGGAGCTTCTTGGGTGCTTGTAGGAACCATGGTCAGATTCCTAGTTTGGACGATAAGCTTGCAGAAGTCCTGCTTAAATCAGAGCCACACCTGGGTGCAAATTATGTACTTGCTTCTAATGTATCTTCTCTTTCTGGTTGCTGGGATGATGCTGCTGAACTGAGAGTAGCTATGAAACAGATGGGTTTGAAGAAGGTTCCTGGATGTAGTTGGGTTGCGGCGGGGGGTGGTTATTCTGAAAAGACTATGAAAGAGGCTTTACGATAA
- the LOC107415110 gene encoding pentatricopeptide repeat-containing protein At5g66520 isoform X2, which yields MISRHIQTLVQVSKAVHLLQLHSLILKSGLDRDPRFISHYLLFACSKSIDFAKAVFDQVSNNYTPPLFAWNVIIRAFSKSSVPDESIKLFSRLQNMGLQPDNFTYPFILKACGQCLMFGVGGSVHSLIMKVGLHLDPYIGNTLLRMYGACGSIELASRVFDGLRVRDVVSWSSMIAAYVACNNPSKALTVFRDMATVNEKPNSVTLVSLLSACTCLLNVNVGKSIHCYAVVNCIFMDVALGTALIEMYSKCGHIGKAFQVFNSMSEKNLQSWTVMISGLADNGRGEEAISLFTHMEQIGLKLDSMSFAVILSACSHLGLVGQGQKYFNQMVRLYDIKPTMEHFGCMVDLLGRAGLISEAHEIIKNMPMEPNSVILRSFLGACRNHGQIPSLDDKLAEVLLKSEPHLGANYVLASNVSSLSGCWDDAAELRVAMKQMGLKKVPGCSWVAAGGGYSEKTMKEALR from the exons ATGATTTCCCGCCATATTCAAACTCTCGTCCAGGTCTCAAAAGCCGTCCATCTTCTCCAGCTTCACTCTCTGATCCTCAAATCGGGTCTGGATCGCGACCCGCGTTTCATCTCCCACTACCTGTTGTTTGCCTGCTCGAAATCAATTGATTTTGCAAAAGCAGTTTTTGATCAAGTATCCAATAATTATACCCCACCACTTTTTGCTTGGAATGTAATTATCAGAGCCTTCTCCAAGAGCTCTGTCCCTGATGAATCAATAAAACTCTTCTCTCGCTTGCAGAATATGGGTCTTCAACCTGACAATTTTACTTACCCATTTATTCTGAAAGCTTGTGGTCAATGTTTGATGTTTGGAGTCGGTGGGTCAGTTCACTCTTTGATTATGAAGGTGGGTTTGCATTTGGATCCGTATATAGGAAATACCCTTTTGCGTATGTATGGTGCTTGTGGTTCAATTGAGCTTGCAAGTAGGGTGTTCGACGGATTGCGTGTGAGAGATGTGGTTTCGTGGAGCTCTATGATCGCAGCATATGTTGCCTG CAACAATCCTTCCAAAGCCTTAACGGTTTTTCGAGATATGGCGACGGTTAATGAAAAACCAAATTCTGTCACATTGGTGAGCTTGCTTTCTGCTTGTACCTGTCTACTCAATGTCAATGTCGGAAAGTCCATTCATTGCTATGCAGTTGTTAATTGCATCTTTATGGATGTTGCTTTGGGGACAGCTCTCATCGAGATGTATTCAAAATGTGGGCACATTGGGAAAGCCTTCCAAGTCTTCAATTCAATGAGTGAGAAGAATTTGCAGTCATGGACAGTAATGATCTCTGGTCTTGCAGATAATGGCCGCGGGGAGGAGGCTATCTCTTTATTTACTCACATGGAACAGATTGGGCTAAAACTAGACAGCATGTCTTTTGCTGTGATCTTGTCAGCCTGTAGCCACTTGGGACTTGTTGGCCAGGGCCAAAAGTATTTCAACCAGATGGTGAGGTTATATGATATCAAGCCAACTATGGAGCATTTTGGATGCATGGTGGATTTGCTTGGAAGAGCTGGCTTGATTAGCGAGGCCCATGAAATTATCAAGAATATGCCAATGGAGCCAAATTCAGTTATATTAAGGAGCTTCTTGGGTGCTTGTAGGAACCATGGTCAGATTCCTAGTTTGGACGATAAGCTTGCAGAAGTCCTGCTTAAATCAGAGCCACACCTGGGTGCAAATTATGTACTTGCTTCTAATGTATCTTCTCTTTCTGGTTGCTGGGATGATGCTGCTGAACTGAGAGTAGCTATGAAACAGATGGGTTTGAAGAAGGTTCCTGGATGTAGTTGGGTTGCGGCGGGGGGTGGTTATTCTGAAAAGACTATGAAAGAGGCTTTACGATAA
- the LOC107415111 gene encoding uncharacterized protein LOC107415111: MKASETSKKPSNSNPQGRENLTKPHFRPAQDDTKPVLQDPILRSDPIETEEAVLRLPPFPTPTTTNPPP; this comes from the exons ATGAAAGCCTCCGAAACTTCCAAGAAACCAAGCAACAGCAATCCCCAAGGTAGGGAAAACCTCACAAAACCTCATTTCCGACCAGCCCAGGACGATACCAAGCCTGTCCTCCAAGACCCA ATACTGAGGTCGGATCCGATTGAGACAGAGGAAGCTGTACTCCGATTGCCTCCCTTCCCTActccaacaacaacaaatccTCCTCCCTGA